Part of the Mytilus galloprovincialis chromosome 14, xbMytGall1.hap1.1, whole genome shotgun sequence genome is shown below.
tatatagttgttaatgtctgtgttattttggtctcttgtggacagttgtctcattggcaatcataccacatcttctttttttatattgataaagaataaaatatgttaatgaaaaatttaaaaaataacaaaaactttaaacatgttaaagtaattATATATTCTACTTCTATGTGGTTAATCTGCAGTCGAAATTTCCATAACACAGATATACTGTGCGTGTGTGTCaatattcaatgaatattatattaatttattctGTTTACAGAATTACAGACGAGACTTGGTCAGGTACAAAATGAGAGACTGCTTCAACAATTAAACGAGAGACTGATCATCCATGGTGGCAGGAACGGAGAGTGTCATGTTGTGGGATACAATGCTGGTTGTTGTCAACATGTAGAACTAGATGAAGTTGATCTAAACAGTACAGGTAACCATGGCAATTTTGTTATTTAGTTTTTAATCTGTATCaaagtgacatttttttatgtataaaatataGGTTTaccatacatcatgtacatgcaattattgctacatgtatctTATTGGCAAAATAGACATCCCACTTAATTCTGAAACATGTAAATGAAAGTCCAGAAGTTCCTCATATGATATCGTTTATAGAATCATAGACCAGACAGCTTCAACACTTCCAGGACAAGAGATTGTTGCCAGCGTGAACACCATGAAATGGATTTAAATAGTACAGTTAAAGAAGTTTCTCACATGGGACTGGTACAAATATTCTATCAAATATAACAAGTTTGATTAATACATTGTATAACACTTTATAAAATGCAAAGTAAAGCAACAAAACAAAGCCTCTAAAAGAGAACAAAAACAATTCCTCATTGCAGGATAAACTGCACCTACTCTCTATATGcctctttttatttttcagtgtgTGTCAATATGACATATTTACCAACAGAATATGGTATTTCTCTCACTCTGACTATTGATGGGAGAGCCTTAATCAATGAAACAGTTTCAGGTAAGCATTGAAGTGGTATATGAttaagggtctggatggggggggggggcttcatttctgtattgttaaatttttatacCATTTGTccttattctttatacttttccCATTATTCtttgttctttatattttagtttctCATTAAtctctttaaattgtttttttgacAACTTTTCTCTTTTCTGTAATAATTGGATGTAATTGGATGTCTCTCCAAAGAAACACTATATTCAATTCTATTTGATTGAGGTTATTTATGCATTgggatttctttaaaaattgaatcAAATTGCTCTCAAATCATTTAATGATGATGACAATTGGCTGTTTAacgtccccccccccccccccattatgtAAAGATACAATGTGTGGTAAAGATCAATTAGAAcaataaacaacacaagttaatAACCCAAAAAGTCACCACAAATATATTCAGAAACTATTAAGATAGTAACTTAAGCTACATtctgtgcaagggctgtatagccagtcaaggtcgttaaaaacttccatcatcagtAAGGCTATTTTGGATGTAATTAGATAGTATTAATTTTTTATCTAAGTTTTTGTTTCTGACTTTGACTTTCATTCTATCTATTTTTAGCTAAGAATCCTCCAGCATTATGTGCAGAACTACCATACACCAAGAAAATAGCCAGTTTGTGCCTGAAATTCTTCAACCTTGACCTTTCTAACTCAACGTTTAGTGGATGTGTTAAAATCATTATAGATCTGGCATACATTTCTATAGCAGACTACGAACTTGGCTGTTTCAAGATTCCACCAAAAGGTCAAAGATCAAAGATCCTTACACAAAATCAATGGTCAGGTTCCATGAAAAAGATAAATCTGAAGCCATTCCCCTTGGATGACATCAATGAGAATCCATTATTGACCTTTGAGAAGACCAATCAGATTGCAATTGAGAAGGTCAAATCAATGTGGATTAAAGACAAAGTTAACAAAAgatttacataatttacaaacatttttgaattcatctaaatataatataaaatgttataaaaggagGAAAAATAGGGCCAGATTTTACACAATATGATGTGatactttttaagaaaatgtCAGAAGATACATGTTGCTTTAAAAAGGCAAGAATTATGACTGTCTTTGAAATATTACAAGAAACTTGTCATCTGGTCAATTTCTAATTTCAAAGATTTAATCATTAGATTTTTTGCAAGAGAAATCTGACAGTCAATGCTCAATGTCTCATAACCTTGACAATTTCAGGGTTCAGTgatctttataaatttttttgtaTCGTCTTGGGAGCCTCAGGAGGTGAGTGGTATAAGTAGTTctacatcagactcggacttctcttcaaCTGAGATTTAATATGCGtcttgttgtgcgtttgttttttctaccaTAGCTAGAGGTAtaaggaggagggttgagatctcataaacatgtttaaccctgtcacatttttgcgcctgtcccaagtcaggagcctctgatttttaattttagtttcttgtgtataattcagagtttagtatgaagtccattatcactgaactagtaacatatttgtttctaCCAAAAGGGGTGTTTCTCTTCAGATTtcttcaccaataaaaactgatctCCACAAGCAAAAACAAAAACGTATTGACCACCTCTTTTTGAGAAATCTGTTAAGTATGACAgctgtttgattttaaaatttgaattttacttggagttcAGCATTTTTTGTAAAACCTGAacactattttaataattttgtatacCTTCTGTTGTTTATGCCATTATGTTGTGAATGTTGGTTTTGGGAATGATCTCAGGGGTAGATTCCTATTGGATAGTGCCCCTTCAATTTgagtttaattgtttttggcactAATCAATCTGCTGGTTTTCTCTTTTGATTGTTTTACGTTTTGTCATGCTAATGGTTTTATAGCTTACTacatggtatgggttttgctcattgttgacttATTAGATGTTTCAATCAGAGTTCTTTGGTATATgataaatagttgtctcattggcaatcataccacatcttcttacttttatgTAAAAGTTGAATAAACACATGCAGTACAGACTAAGGGACTTTACATTTTTCGAAAGTTAGTTTTGGATAATCATTATAATGCCATTGGTTCAATGATTTCCCTTtgttatatattacatgtatgtgtatacTTTATTTTACTTGTTATGATatctatataattaaaaatatatattgaataaatgtATGATAAACTGAGAGTAggatgaaagataaaaaaataacatttcatgTATTGATATCCAATGTCACTGTAATCTATATTAATATATCaccatatactttttttttaaatactggtaAAGATTGCATTCATGCAATTAAAACCCTGATGGGACTGGCTTGATGCAGCATGCAGTTATATTGTTATTCATTGCCTCAAATGAACatattaaagtatttataatataaaaacaaacacttgTTTCATAGGAACAGCTGAACAGCATCAGCAGCTTacttgattattatttttataaacaaaatgatataatttGAGTTCTGAtgatgtttgtttacatattacatttatattttccAGGCTTTTTATAGCACAAAAACATATTGCTTTTAATGTGAACATTCTTTACATCCTATCCATGTGTGTGATAAgcaatttatcaataaaatttataCTCAGATATTCAAGTGAACAAGAATGTGTATGGGAATAATATTTCTaatcaaaaaaatattctattgaaATTACATAGTATGTTGAACTAAGTTATACAGAGGTAGATTTAGATAGTTAGAGAACTATTGCCCCCCCCCAcactttctaaaaaaaattgttgattatttagagagacactgaagcatgaccggaccCGGTCCCCTCTTTACCAGTCAATGGGcatctcttatgaaaatttctggatcccccACTgttatggacaaaggaagatgtcttcaatttcaaattttgccTCAATTGCTAAATGCAATGCAAAGTTTAATATGTAGTATAATTCACACTGCAAAATGAACGCAATCTTAAACCTTCAGTGTTAACTTAACATTTTAATTGTAAGTGTGTCAGTGCTAATATATATTGTGAATTAATTTCAGTTTTTGCAAGTAGTATTTACcagaaaatatagaaataaaaattgaaGACTTATTTCATGctgcatttttttacataatttctaTTTTAATAGATTTATGATGAAAATTGACTAGAAATCTTTATGttatagttttgttaaaatgAAGCTCAGTACTGTATGTGAAATAAATGAAAGGTTACAAGGATCATCAAAAGTGACTAGTCTGAAAGTGATGGAtcaagaatttttcataagtggggcccactgactgcctaagagggacctgctccagtcatgccTCAGGGATTCCCTATATATTCAACCATTTTGTTTCTCAGCCCCCCCTGAAAACCCCTCTAAATCTGCATCTGAAAGTAGGTAAAATGACAGTAGGTTgttcaagggacataactccatGAAATTGCAGAATTACTAATGGCAgttatttttttccaacttttatgACTATGTCAGTTTTCATTAGACAAAAGCtatttaatatgtttaatgtgattttcttttaaacatgTGTTGAATGTGAATCTGAACTATAGACACATGTTGCACCAATACAGCTTTAATAATAGTGTCTTGTAAGGACTTTGTTTGAGAGGGCTGAAAGCTCACACACAAATGTTTCCCGGGTCccacattctatatgtgtctGTTTTAAGAAGAAATCTGTATTGCAGTTGTtgtgttgggttgctgtctgtttattgtatctttaaatatttttttgtctaaaaTCTTGACCttgcttttttatttgtttcataatTTGTCATACAGCGACCTTCTGTTTAGCTTTatataaacttcaatttcaatACATGATTGAGTAAGCaggactaaaaaaaaaaaaaaagtcccacTAAAAAGCGcctgggaaaagaaaaagcgcctgaagaaaagaaaaagcgccaGGGGAAGAAAATTAAGCACCCCggtgaataaaataataatattttataaacaataaatgttttcctgaataaaaaaaatcattgcttGTTATGTCTAAAGTGTGTAGATTTATTAAACACACTTGAATTGACATTGGAAGATCGTGGAAGGGTTTCAACATGCCTGTAACTAAGAAAAGTTAACCCCACTGCTAAAGCAAATATTATATTCTGGCCTTGTGGAATATGCCGTGAAAATTTatgatcatttttttaaaaaccaaatTTAAACTGTTTAAACCACGGTTGCTTATCGGtgatttaatattatttgttttataccaAATACCTGCTTTTAACATGCAtagtttaattgttttgtttgctGATGCTGATATACATGTGCATGTCACTTTATCGTTCTTAAATATTGTGTAactcttttaatttcataaaattaatatttatctgtgaaatttaagttgttttggcattttttattttgatatcgtttttgaaaaacaagTCTTTTGAtgtctaaaattttataaatcttcagCATAAGCTGTGAGCCATTATATCtgtctttcgaaatagtattcatttattattgtttaaattgaaacatttatacttgtttttgtgctttattacaaatgtttattatctgaatttgcaaaatactcgtctaaaatataaaataaaaatcaatgtgcataacttatttcatcgacacaaagttgtctcatgccaatacaatttctatatattttcccTGGACGCCtattcttttccccgggcgctttttcttcacccgggcgctttttagtaggactcaaaaagagggacgaaagataccagagggacagtcaaactcatagattgaaaataaacagacaacgccatggctaaaaataaaaaatacaaataccagtacacaagacacaacatagaaaactaaatactacaTAAGACCAAATAATCTACATGAATATGAAATATGCAAACAATTAAACAGTGACATACGAAATTACATTGACTACAACAAGCTACGAAACCTACAATTCAATGTACAGTGAAACTtgactaaaccgaatcctgtataaaccgaaaacctgtctaaaccaaacatgttcgtaagcaccgtcatatcaaattatgtgcTTTGTGAACTGATAAAACGAACATCGGTCAAAATCTCaagtcccgaagaggttcggtttaaacatgTTTCACTGTAAATTGTTCTCTGGTATGTTTTCGTTTGTTGTTCTTGTAGTATAAATGAGCCTTATAAGTTTTACTTTTGAATTGTCATACCAGGACCTTTCACAGCTTTCTATACGATATTGTTGTTCTTGTAGTATAAATGAGCCATTAAGTTTTGATTTGAATTGTCATACAAGGACCTTTCACAGATTTCTATACGATATGGATTGTTGTTCTTGTAGTATAAACGAGCCTTATAAGTTTTACTTTTGAATTGTCATACCAGGACCTTTCACAGCTTCCTATACGATATGGATTGTTGTTCTTGTAGTATAAATGAGCCTTATAAGTTTTACTTTTTAGAAGAcggacgaacgataccaaagggacagtcaaactcataaatctaaaacaaactgacaacgccatggctaaaaatgaaaagcacaaaaaaaaaaaaacaacaacacacacgacaaaatatagaaaactaaagaataaacaacacgaaccccaccaaaaaactaggggtgatctcaggttctccggaagggtaagcagatcctgctccacatgtggcacccgtcgtgttgcttatgtgataaaaaaatccggtaaatagtttaattcggtaggtcacattcatgaaagggaaggggattgtagttacgacgtaaggaacatatccgatatcatttgtgaaacggttattccataacggtcaaccaactcgtgatggcgtccgtaaaatttacgaagggatgatttcaacttcaccatttggaactcttggtttaatagcttccttgtgagcagtaaccctctatcaagaaaatcatgataggaaatgcaagcacgggaatatcgtatcaatttggagatatataccccgtgctgctggaatgttgctgcttagaaatggaaagttcacaattggaaagctgaaatcatctcttttgtcgtaaagttttgttttcaaccgaccctcattgtcaatttctagatgtaagtcaagatatgaagccgacttaactgtatctgtagtattctttatctccaattcgatgggatagatgcgttccacatagtcaccaaactctgaattgtttagtgaaagaacgtcatctatatagcggaaagtagagtgaaaggatattgctaacttcttatctttcttcctaagaagttcctgcatgaagtcagcctcataaaaataaagaaacaagtcggcaagtagaggggcacagtttgttcccattgggatgccgacagcctaagacaagatacttgtatctacgttggccattcttttttataaagcaaagtaataacaactctttcaatttgtcttttagtttggaatgtggaatacttgtgtaaagagtagaaaagtcaaatgttttaatactgttacaagatgaaagagagttagattgtatgtactctaaaagatctttggaatttttaagtatccacatctgattcacgccacctcttgaataggcagtttcacaataactttgaagcccgtctttgattgctgataaaatagatgttaataatttagaaagaggtttcgtggagcacttggaagacccagcaatataccgttgtttgtaaggacacttatgtagtttatgtatccaatacagtgattgaagatccagttcttcatctttggttgaaataccaaaggaacaaagaacagacctatgattatccaggatttcctctttggtaagtgtcttgagggtatatgttgagtttccaagtgaattgtctatacctaattcgtttatcaagcaattaaaaagtaaaatcacaaaaatactgaacttagaggaagatcaattgggaaagtccataatcacatggcaaaatcaaataacaaaacgcatcaaaaacgaatggacaagaactgtcatattcctgacttggtacaggcattttcaaatgtagaaaatggtggattaaacctggttctataatgtagtgacttttacagacaaaaacgatgttatttggggctttgtctgcggggacaacaacatatttatcatggaggtcggataagtgtttagcaacatttgggtctttaaagattgacgtagcatgggcattgatggacccatggataacttggaaacggtcgagatccccaccctaaaccatatatttaagtgaaggacaatataataaatgaaataaaatatagggggagtccctggaatCACCCACCcactcctgtttgagaacttggaaacggtcgagatccccaccccttaaccatatatattcatgtttgtgacaacatgaaaaatcaaatgatatatatgGAGAGTcgctggggtcaccccacccctgctgttttagaatttaaaaacggccaagatccccacccctaaaccatattctgtggattcattattattcgttggataccaattttcgaggatttcgtgggaacagttgaaccacgaaattaaatgttgaatgaatgacaaattttcttatggcttgtatgcagacttcggcaaaaccacgaagtcaaatatccacgaacatgcaagttttcctgaatccacgaaaattggcatccacgaaaataaatgaatccacagtatattcatgtatgggacaatataacaaatcagatgaaataaaggggaagtcccttgggtcaccccaccccctcctgtttgagaatttgaaaaccgttgagatccccacccctaaaccagtaaaccatatatattcatgtatgggacaatata
Proteins encoded:
- the LOC143059599 gene encoding uncharacterized protein LOC143059599, which gives rise to MTSMTDLIFVILLLSCHTFAFSVRELQTRLGQVQNERLLQQLNERLIIHGGRNGECHVVGYNAGCCQHVELDEVDLNSTVCVNMTYLPTEYGISLTLTIDGRALINETVSAKNPPALCAELPYTKKIASLCLKFFNLDLSNSTFSGCVKIIIDLAYISIADYELGCFKIPPKGQRSKILTQNQWSGSMKKINLKPFPLDDINENPLLTFEKTNQIAIEKVKSMWIKDKVNKRFT